One Rossellomorea aquimaris DNA window includes the following coding sequences:
- the rpmE gene encoding 50S ribosomal protein L31 codes for MKSGIHPKYNTIKVSCACGNEFETGSVAEEMRVEVCSECHPFYTGRQKFADAGGRVDRFNKKYGLKNQQQ; via the coding sequence ATGAAATCAGGAATTCATCCTAAGTACAACACGATCAAAGTTAGCTGTGCTTGCGGTAACGAATTTGAAACTGGTTCTGTAGCGGAAGAAATGCGCGTTGAGGTATGTTCTGAATGCCATCCATTCTACACAGGACGTCAGAAATTCGCTGACGCTGGTGGACGTGTTGACCGTTTCAACAAAAAATACGGTCTTAAAAATCAACAACAATAA
- a CDS encoding thymidine kinase, translating into MYVMKQTGWVEVICGSMFSGKSEELIRRVRRTQFAKQEIAVYKPKLDNRYSDESVVSHNGTSVIAKAVEGSHVILDDLNPEVDVVAIDEVQFFDEGIVEVVQKLANSGYRVILAGLDQDFRGEPFGPMPDLLSIAEQVTKLQAVCAVCGSPASRTQRLINGEPACYDDPVILVGASEAYEPRCRHHHEVPTGMSVTPDMVKEV; encoded by the coding sequence GTGTATGTCATGAAACAAACGGGTTGGGTAGAAGTCATTTGCGGCAGTATGTTCTCAGGGAAATCCGAGGAACTGATCCGCCGGGTAAGACGCACTCAATTTGCTAAACAGGAAATTGCAGTGTATAAGCCAAAACTAGATAATCGCTATAGTGATGAGTCGGTTGTATCTCATAATGGTACCTCTGTCATCGCCAAAGCAGTCGAGGGTTCACATGTGATCCTCGATGACCTGAATCCAGAGGTGGATGTCGTAGCTATTGATGAGGTTCAATTTTTTGACGAAGGCATTGTAGAGGTCGTCCAAAAATTAGCAAACAGTGGATATCGTGTCATCCTCGCAGGACTTGATCAGGATTTCCGCGGAGAACCATTCGGTCCGATGCCGGACTTATTGTCCATTGCTGAGCAAGTGACGAAACTTCAAGCCGTTTGTGCAGTATGCGGCTCTCCTGCAAGTCGAACGCAACGATTAATCAACGGCGAACCAGCTTGCTACGATGATCCCGTCATCCTGGTGGGGGCATCTGAAGCCTATGAACCAAGATGCCGTCATCACCATGAAGTTCCGACTGGAATGAGCGTTACACCTGATATGGTGAAGGAAGTATAA
- the prfA gene encoding peptide chain release factor 1 has product MFDRLQAVEDRYDKLNELLSDPEIVNDPKKLRDYSKEQSDIQATVEAYREYKELTGQYKDAKAMLDDKLDADMREMVKEEVSELEEQIEALEARLKILLIPKDPNDDKNVIMEVRGAAGGDEAALFAGDLYRMYSRYAESQGWKTEVMEANSTGVGGYKEIIFMINGNGAFSKMKYENGAHRVQRVPETESGGRIHTSTATVACLPEAEEVEVDIHDKDIRVDTFASSGPGGQSVNTTMSAVRLTHMPTGVVVSCQDEKSQIKNKEKAMKVLRARVYDKFQREVQAEYDANRKSAVGTGDRSERIRTYNFPQNRVTDHRIGLTIQKLDQILEGKMDEVIDALIIEDQSKLLERLEE; this is encoded by the coding sequence GTGTTCGATCGTTTACAAGCAGTGGAAGATCGCTATGATAAGTTAAATGAACTATTGAGTGATCCAGAAATTGTGAATGACCCAAAGAAGCTAAGAGATTATTCAAAAGAGCAATCAGACATCCAAGCAACGGTAGAAGCATATCGAGAATATAAAGAACTTACTGGGCAGTATAAAGACGCTAAGGCAATGCTGGATGATAAGCTTGATGCTGATATGCGTGAAATGGTGAAAGAAGAAGTTTCCGAGCTTGAAGAACAAATTGAAGCATTGGAAGCCCGTCTGAAAATATTATTGATCCCGAAAGACCCGAACGATGATAAGAACGTAATCATGGAGGTCCGTGGTGCTGCAGGTGGAGATGAAGCAGCCCTGTTTGCCGGTGACTTATACCGTATGTACAGCCGCTATGCAGAATCACAAGGTTGGAAGACCGAAGTGATGGAAGCGAACTCGACTGGCGTCGGTGGATATAAAGAAATCATCTTTATGATCAACGGAAATGGAGCATTCTCCAAAATGAAATACGAAAACGGGGCACACCGTGTGCAACGTGTACCTGAAACAGAATCCGGCGGACGTATTCATACGTCGACGGCAACGGTTGCCTGTCTGCCGGAAGCGGAAGAAGTCGAAGTGGATATTCACGACAAAGATATCCGTGTCGATACCTTCGCATCCAGTGGCCCGGGAGGACAAAGTGTTAATACAACCATGTCTGCTGTCCGTCTGACTCACATGCCGACAGGTGTAGTCGTGTCATGTCAGGATGAAAAGTCACAAATCAAGAACAAAGAGAAAGCAATGAAAGTATTGCGTGCCCGCGTTTACGATAAATTCCAACGTGAAGTTCAAGCTGAATACGATGCAAACCGTAAATCAGCGGTTGGTACAGGTGACCGTTCCGAACGTATCCGTACGTACAATTTCCCACAAAACCGCGTAACGGATCATCGGATCGGATTGACGATACAAAAGCTTGACCAAATTCTTGAAGGAAAGATGGATGAAGTCATCGATGCGTTAATCATCGAGGATCAATCCAAACTTCTAGAGAGATTGGAAGAATAA
- the rho gene encoding transcription termination factor Rho, which produces MEELTISSLENMKLKELYELAKQYKVSYYSKLTKKELIFAILKVRAEQEGFFFMEGVLEIIQSEGFGFLRPINYSPSSEDIYISASQIRRFDLRNGDKVSGKVRPPKENERYFGLLHVEMVNGEEPESAKERVHFPGLTPLYPDRQMKLETTPNKISTRIMDLIAPVGFGQRGLVVAPPKAGKTMLIKEIANSITTNHPEAELIILLIDERPEEVTDIERSVEAEVVSSTFDEVPENHIKVAELVLERAMRLVEHKRDVIILMDSITRLARAYNLVIPPSGRTLSGGIDPAAFHRPKRFFGAARNIEEGGSLTVLATALVDTGSRMDDVIYEEFKGTGNLELHLDRSLAERRIFPAIDIRRSGTRREELLIKPDHLEKLWAIRKAMSDQPDFAEKLMRKLKQSKTNEEFFNVLTEESKKR; this is translated from the coding sequence ATGGAAGAGTTAACAATCTCTAGCTTAGAAAATATGAAGCTTAAAGAGCTTTACGAGCTAGCCAAACAATACAAAGTTTCTTATTATAGTAAATTAACAAAAAAAGAATTGATTTTCGCTATCCTTAAAGTTCGTGCAGAACAAGAAGGCTTCTTCTTTATGGAAGGGGTTCTTGAAATCATCCAATCAGAGGGATTCGGTTTCTTACGACCGATCAACTATTCTCCAAGCTCTGAGGATATTTATATTTCTGCGTCACAGATCCGCCGTTTCGACCTTCGTAACGGGGATAAGGTATCGGGGAAAGTGCGCCCTCCGAAGGAAAACGAGCGTTATTTCGGACTGCTTCACGTTGAAATGGTAAATGGAGAAGAGCCTGAATCTGCGAAAGAACGTGTCCATTTCCCAGGACTGACGCCTTTATATCCTGACCGTCAAATGAAACTTGAAACAACACCAAATAAAATCTCCACGCGTATCATGGATCTTATAGCGCCTGTCGGTTTTGGACAACGTGGATTAGTCGTAGCACCACCTAAAGCGGGTAAGACGATGCTGATCAAAGAAATCGCGAACTCGATCACAACGAATCATCCTGAAGCGGAATTAATCATCCTTCTGATCGATGAGCGTCCAGAGGAAGTAACGGATATCGAACGTTCAGTAGAAGCAGAAGTCGTAAGCTCAACATTCGATGAAGTGCCGGAAAACCACATCAAAGTGGCAGAACTCGTTCTTGAGCGGGCTATGCGTTTAGTGGAGCACAAGCGTGACGTCATTATCCTGATGGATAGTATCACCCGTTTGGCCCGTGCATATAACCTGGTCATCCCACCAAGTGGACGAACTCTTTCCGGGGGTATCGATCCCGCTGCGTTCCACCGTCCGAAACGATTCTTCGGTGCTGCACGAAACATTGAAGAGGGCGGAAGCTTGACGGTTCTTGCGACAGCGTTAGTGGATACAGGATCACGTATGGACGATGTGATTTATGAAGAGTTCAAAGGAACAGGGAACCTGGAACTTCATCTTGATCGTTCTCTTGCTGAAAGACGTATCTTCCCGGCCATCGACATCCGTCGTTCCGGAACTCGTCGAGAAGAACTTCTCATCAAACCGGATCATCTTGAAAAGCTATGGGCGATTCGCAAAGCGATGTCCGATCAGCCTGATTTCGCTGAGAAGCTTATGCGCAAGCTGAAGCAATCGAAGACGAATGAAGAGTTTTTCAATGTGTTGACAGAAGAGTCGAAGAAGCGTTAA
- the prmC gene encoding peptide chain release factor N(5)-glutamine methyltransferase, with protein MTSVTIFEALKWASSFLVENGRDENVGEIYLRHLVGMSRSQLLAEQRRSVPLEKWEEFQDGIRRHVGGVPIQHIIGVEEFYGREFVVNEHVLIPRPETEELIYYGLQKMKDLFSDSDTSLLAADVGTGSGAIAITLKLEADRFPLDMMAVDISSEALAVANENSERLGAEVRFFEGDLLQPLIEEGVKLDILLSNPPYIPLTDRETLSDIVIEHEPELALFGGEDGFDLYKRFMDELPLVMKEKCLIGFEVGVGQGETVADLLRDTFPDAEVEVVHDINGKDRMVFCERK; from the coding sequence ATGACGTCTGTTACCATATTTGAAGCCCTAAAATGGGCTTCTTCTTTTTTAGTCGAAAATGGCCGTGATGAAAATGTGGGAGAAATCTATTTGCGGCATTTAGTAGGGATGTCCCGATCCCAACTTCTGGCTGAACAGCGGAGGTCCGTCCCTCTAGAGAAGTGGGAAGAATTCCAGGATGGGATTCGCCGGCATGTTGGTGGAGTGCCGATTCAGCATATTATTGGGGTTGAGGAGTTTTATGGTCGGGAGTTTGTGGTGAATGAGCATGTGCTGATTCCGAGACCTGAAACGGAAGAACTGATTTATTATGGCTTGCAGAAAATGAAGGATCTGTTTAGTGATTCGGACACTTCTTTGCTGGCTGCTGATGTTGGAACGGGTAGCGGGGCGATTGCGATTACGTTGAAGCTTGAGGCGGATCGTTTTCCACTTGATATGATGGCTGTGGATATTTCTAGTGAAGCGCTTGCTGTTGCCAATGAAAATAGTGAGAGACTCGGAGCTGAGGTTCGCTTTTTTGAAGGGGACTTATTGCAGCCTTTAATTGAAGAAGGCGTGAAACTCGATATCCTTTTATCGAATCCTCCATATATTCCCCTGACAGATCGTGAAACGCTATCAGATATAGTCATTGAACATGAACCTGAACTCGCTTTGTTTGGCGGGGAAGATGGCTTTGATCTATACAAGAGATTTATGGATGAACTGCCGTTGGTAATGAAGGAAAAATGTCTGATCGGTTTCGAAGTCGGAGTCGGACAGGGCGAGACGGTGGCTGACTTACTTCGGGATACATTTCCTGATGCAGAAGTGGAAGTCGTTCATGATATCAACGGGAAAGATCGTATGGTGTTTTGTGAGAGAAAATAA